In Balearica regulorum gibbericeps isolate bBalReg1 chromosome 14, bBalReg1.pri, whole genome shotgun sequence, one genomic interval encodes:
- the PTTG1 gene encoding securin isoform X2, which produces MEKIGPKNQPCTANKVTEKTAGLESCDSVAEEEWPEIENMFPFDPRDFESFDLPEEHKVSNINLHGVPLMVFESTYDRYVNMVPSPVKIEEISWESKLLQSTTDFLATLDEIIDMPPPNYDL; this is translated from the exons ATGGAAAAGATAGGACCAAAAAATCAGCCTTGTACTGCAAACAAA gttaCTGAAAAGACTGCTGGATTAGAAAGCTGTGATTCAGTGGCTGAAGAAGAGTGgccagaaatagaaaatatgtttccttttgaTCCTAGAG ACTTTGAGAGTTTTGATCTTCCTGAAGAGCACAAAGTAAGCAATATCAACCTGCATGGTGTTCCCCTCATGGTATTTGAAAGTACGTATGACAGATACGTGAACATGGTTCCTTCACCTGTGAAGATCGAAGAAATTTCATGGGAGTCTA AGTTGCTACAATCAACTACTGACTTCCTTGCTACCCTGGATGAGATCATTGACATGCCACCTCCAAATTATGACCTTTAA
- the SLU7 gene encoding pre-mRNA-splicing factor SLU7 isoform X1 gives MASGTVMNATSSGGSNDVSLEEPKKMTREDWRKKKELEEQRKLGNAPAEVDEEGKDINPHIPQYISSVPWYIDPSKRPTLKHQRPQPEKQKQYSSSGDWYKRGVQEHSIATRYRKGACENCGALTHKKKDCMERPRKVGAKYTGMNIAPDEHVQPQLMFDYDGKRDRWNGYNPEEHMKIVEEYSKVDLAKRTLKAQKLQEELASGKLEQVNSPRHQWGEEEPNSQTERDHNSEDEDEDKYADDIDMPGQNFDSKRRITVRNLRIREDIAKYLRNLDPNSAYYDPKTRAMRENPYANTGKNPDEVGYAGDNFVRYTGDTISMAQTQLFAWEAYDKGSEVHLQADPTKLELLYKSFKVKKEDFKAQQKESILEKYGGQEHLDAPPAELLLAQTEDYVEYSRHGTVIKGQEKAIACSKYEEDVKINNHTCIWGSYWKEGKWGYKCCHSFVKYSYCTGEAGKEIANTEASLLEEQPGEEEHMTKPKTLMEIHQEKQKEKKKKKHKKSSNSDSEGEEKKKQEKLKKALNAEEARLLHVKEIMQLDERKRPYNSLYETREPTEEEMEAYRMKRQRPDDPMASFLGQ, from the exons atggcaTCAGGGACGGTAATGAACGCCACTTCTTCAGGAGGATCAAACGATGTGAGCTTGGAGGAGCCAAAGAAGATGACAAGggaagactggaggaaaaagaaggaattagaagaacaaagaaaactaGGAAATGCACCTGCTGAAGTGGATGAAGAAGGAAA AGATATCAATCCTCATATTCCTCAGTACATATCCTCAGTACCATGGTACATAGATCCCTCTAAAAGACCTACACTAAAGCATCAGAGACCTCAGccagagaagcagaaacagtATAGCTCCTCTGGAGATTGGTACAAACGAGGAGTTCAAGAG catTCTATAGCAACTAGATATCGTAAAGGAGCTTGTGAGAACTGCGGTGCATtgacacacaaaaagaaagactgtATGGAG agacCCAGGAAAGTTGGAGCAAAGTACACAGGCATGAATATTGCACCAGATGAACATGTGCAGCCCCAGCTGATGTTTGATTATGATGGAAAGCGAGATCGTTGGAATGGTTATAACCCAGAAGAACACATGAAGATTGTAGAGGAATATTCCAAGGTTGATTTG GCCAAACGTACACTGAAAGCCCAGAAGCTTCAGGAAGAGTTAGCATCAGGAAAGCTGGAGCAAGTG AACTCCCCAAGACACcagtggggagaagaggaacCAAATTCACAGACA GAAAGAGATCATAACagtgaagatgaagatgaagataAATATGCAGATGACATTGATATGCCTGGGCAGAACTTTGATTCTAAAAGACGTATCACAGTTCGAAATTTACGTATTCGGGAAGATATTGCAAAG tACTTGAGGAATCTCGATCCAAACTCTGCTTATTATGATCCCAAAACAAGAGCAATGAGGGAGAACCCGTATGCCAATACAGGCAAGAATCCAGATGA AGTTGGTTATGCGGGTGACAACTTCGTTCGCTACACTGGAGATACCATTTCAATGGCACAGACTCAGT TGTTTGCTTGGGAGGCTTATGACAAAGGCTCTGAAGTTCATCTTCAAGCAGACCCTACAAAATTAGAGCTACTTTATAAATccttcaaagtgaaaaaagaagatttcaaggcacagcagaaggaaagcatcCTAGAGAAG TATGGAGGACAAGAACATCTAGATGCCCCACCAGCTGAACTGCTGTTAGCTCAAACAGAAGATTACGTGGAGTACTCTAGACATGGAACAGTCATCAAAGGACAAGAGAAAGCTATTGCTTGCTCTAAATATGAAGAGGATGTAAAGATCAACAACCATACA TGCATTTGGGGTTCGTATTGGAAAGAAGGCAAGTGGGGTTACAAATGCTGCCACTCATTTGTCAAATACTCATATTGTACAGGGGAAGCTGGGAAAGAAATTGCT AATACTGAAGCAAGCTTACTGGAAGAGCAACCCGGGGAGGAAGAACACatgacaaaacccaaaacactgaTGGAG ATCCaccaagagaaacagaaagagaagaaaaagaagaagcaCAAGAAGAGCTCAAATTCTGACAGTGAGggtgaagagaaaaagaagcaagaaaaacttaaaaag gcACTAAATGCAGAAGAAGCTCGTCTTCTCCATGTTAAAGAAATCATGCAGTTAGATGAGAGGAAGAGGCCATACAACAGCCTATATGAAACCAGGGAGCCAACCGAAGAGGAAATGGAAGCTTATAGAATGAAACGTCAGAGACCTGATGATCCCATGGCCTCTTTTCTTGGACAGTAA
- the SLU7 gene encoding pre-mRNA-splicing factor SLU7 isoform X2 yields MASGTVMNATSSGGSNDVSLEEPKKMTREDWRKKKELEEQRKLGNAPAEVDEEGKDINPHIPQYISSVPWYIDPSKRPTLKHQRPQPEKQKQYSSSGDWYKRGVQEHSIATRYRKGACENCGALTHKKKDCMERPRKVGAKYTGMNIAPDEHVQPQLMFDYDGKRDRWNGYNPEEHMKIVEEYSKVDLAKRTLKAQKLQEELASGKLEQVERDHNSEDEDEDKYADDIDMPGQNFDSKRRITVRNLRIREDIAKYLRNLDPNSAYYDPKTRAMRENPYANTGKNPDEVGYAGDNFVRYTGDTISMAQTQLFAWEAYDKGSEVHLQADPTKLELLYKSFKVKKEDFKAQQKESILEKYGGQEHLDAPPAELLLAQTEDYVEYSRHGTVIKGQEKAIACSKYEEDVKINNHTCIWGSYWKEGKWGYKCCHSFVKYSYCTGEAGKEIANTEASLLEEQPGEEEHMTKPKTLMEIHQEKQKEKKKKKHKKSSNSDSEGEEKKKQEKLKKALNAEEARLLHVKEIMQLDERKRPYNSLYETREPTEEEMEAYRMKRQRPDDPMASFLGQ; encoded by the exons atggcaTCAGGGACGGTAATGAACGCCACTTCTTCAGGAGGATCAAACGATGTGAGCTTGGAGGAGCCAAAGAAGATGACAAGggaagactggaggaaaaagaaggaattagaagaacaaagaaaactaGGAAATGCACCTGCTGAAGTGGATGAAGAAGGAAA AGATATCAATCCTCATATTCCTCAGTACATATCCTCAGTACCATGGTACATAGATCCCTCTAAAAGACCTACACTAAAGCATCAGAGACCTCAGccagagaagcagaaacagtATAGCTCCTCTGGAGATTGGTACAAACGAGGAGTTCAAGAG catTCTATAGCAACTAGATATCGTAAAGGAGCTTGTGAGAACTGCGGTGCATtgacacacaaaaagaaagactgtATGGAG agacCCAGGAAAGTTGGAGCAAAGTACACAGGCATGAATATTGCACCAGATGAACATGTGCAGCCCCAGCTGATGTTTGATTATGATGGAAAGCGAGATCGTTGGAATGGTTATAACCCAGAAGAACACATGAAGATTGTAGAGGAATATTCCAAGGTTGATTTG GCCAAACGTACACTGAAAGCCCAGAAGCTTCAGGAAGAGTTAGCATCAGGAAAGCTGGAGCAAGTG GAAAGAGATCATAACagtgaagatgaagatgaagataAATATGCAGATGACATTGATATGCCTGGGCAGAACTTTGATTCTAAAAGACGTATCACAGTTCGAAATTTACGTATTCGGGAAGATATTGCAAAG tACTTGAGGAATCTCGATCCAAACTCTGCTTATTATGATCCCAAAACAAGAGCAATGAGGGAGAACCCGTATGCCAATACAGGCAAGAATCCAGATGA AGTTGGTTATGCGGGTGACAACTTCGTTCGCTACACTGGAGATACCATTTCAATGGCACAGACTCAGT TGTTTGCTTGGGAGGCTTATGACAAAGGCTCTGAAGTTCATCTTCAAGCAGACCCTACAAAATTAGAGCTACTTTATAAATccttcaaagtgaaaaaagaagatttcaaggcacagcagaaggaaagcatcCTAGAGAAG TATGGAGGACAAGAACATCTAGATGCCCCACCAGCTGAACTGCTGTTAGCTCAAACAGAAGATTACGTGGAGTACTCTAGACATGGAACAGTCATCAAAGGACAAGAGAAAGCTATTGCTTGCTCTAAATATGAAGAGGATGTAAAGATCAACAACCATACA TGCATTTGGGGTTCGTATTGGAAAGAAGGCAAGTGGGGTTACAAATGCTGCCACTCATTTGTCAAATACTCATATTGTACAGGGGAAGCTGGGAAAGAAATTGCT AATACTGAAGCAAGCTTACTGGAAGAGCAACCCGGGGAGGAAGAACACatgacaaaacccaaaacactgaTGGAG ATCCaccaagagaaacagaaagagaagaaaaagaagaagcaCAAGAAGAGCTCAAATTCTGACAGTGAGggtgaagagaaaaagaagcaagaaaaacttaaaaag gcACTAAATGCAGAAGAAGCTCGTCTTCTCCATGTTAAAGAAATCATGCAGTTAGATGAGAGGAAGAGGCCATACAACAGCCTATATGAAACCAGGGAGCCAACCGAAGAGGAAATGGAAGCTTATAGAATGAAACGTCAGAGACCTGATGATCCCATGGCCTCTTTTCTTGGACAGTAA
- the PTTG1 gene encoding securin isoform X1, producing the protein MRRRFKTCRGWGGAESCAVLSVAWVAPAALGTCLTLPFVGAAVLPRRSELPVALESCLINQKMATLILIDKENGEVGAKNQLRLPSGSSKVLSERTQVNTPLPKKISTSPATSLSVRKALGNVNRTEGITSKMEKIGPKNQPCTANKVTEKTAGLESCDSVAEEEWPEIENMFPFDPRDFESFDLPEEHKVSNINLHGVPLMVFESTYDRYVNMVPSPVKIEEISWESKLLQSTTDFLATLDEIIDMPPPNYDL; encoded by the exons ATGCGGAGGCGGTTTAAAACCTGCCGCGGTTGGGGGGGTGCTGAGTCCTGCGCTGTGCTCTCTGTGGCCTGGGTCGCTCCTGCGGCACTTGGAACGTGTCTGACCCTGCCCTTTGTAGGGGCTGCTGTCCTGCCTCGGCGCTCGGAGCTGCCCGTAGCTCTCGAG AGTTGTCTCATCAACCAGAAGATGGCAACGCTAATCCTTATTGATAAGGAGAATGGTGAAGTTGGCGCTAAGAATCAGCTAAGACTCCCTTCAGGATCCT CAAAAGTTTTATCTGAAAGAACACAAGTTAACACTCCACTTcctaaaaaaatcagtacatcTCCAGCCACATCTCTCTCTGTCAGAAAGGCTCTTGGAAATGTGAACAGAACTGAAGGAATCACAAGCAAGATGGAAAAGATAGGACCAAAAAATCAGCCTTGTACTGCAAACAAA gttaCTGAAAAGACTGCTGGATTAGAAAGCTGTGATTCAGTGGCTGAAGAAGAGTGgccagaaatagaaaatatgtttccttttgaTCCTAGAG ACTTTGAGAGTTTTGATCTTCCTGAAGAGCACAAAGTAAGCAATATCAACCTGCATGGTGTTCCCCTCATGGTATTTGAAAGTACGTATGACAGATACGTGAACATGGTTCCTTCACCTGTGAAGATCGAAGAAATTTCATGGGAGTCTA AGTTGCTACAATCAACTACTGACTTCCTTGCTACCCTGGATGAGATCATTGACATGCCACCTCCAAATTATGACCTTTAA